The Prunus dulcis chromosome 5, ALMONDv2, whole genome shotgun sequence genomic sequence CCTtgccattttctttcttattttctgaaaattatGCTGTGAACGAAACTTGCATCACTAGCTGACTGAAGGAAAACTAAGTATCCAGTTTTCCAGTAGCGTTGCTTGGGGAAACAGAGGTTTTATTTGAACGAAAACCCAACCTCTGATTTAGTGGAGGTGTTTAGCAGCCTCAGAAAAATATTAGGgtttgaaccaaaaaaataaaaacaaacaaacaaacaaacaaattggGGCTCCTTCAACAATGCAAATCGCAATTAGTGCCCATCTCATACATGTCTGCTCTGTTTTCATCGGCAAGTAATGATCCTTCCTATATGCAGGCCTGACCGAACACACTGGCATAAAAGTTTTGAAGAACCAATGCCAAATGGCCAACAGAACTGACCACAAGCACAAATCCTCTGGCACAAACAGTTCCTCCAAACTTCCCCAGAAAATGGCTGTCTGGGAAAATGCCAAGTGCAAATGGAAACATTGGATTACATGCATCTCCATACCCATCTTAACTTTTCCTAAAACAAATGCTGTGATTGTGCAATGCTTATTCTCAAAACTATTTGATTAACAGGTAGTGATATTCAAATGAAAGATCAAGGCATTTGAAAGGAATCACAATCTTCAAACCTGAAAAATTAGGTCTCTTGATTCGCCGACCCTTAGGAATTCCCTTCCCATTTTCCAACTCCAAATCCTAATCCATTCTAATATGACTGGAAATTATCCCACTACACTTTGGTCTTTCCATTCCATCACTAATTTTCACTACAAAGGAGCTTCATGCAGAGTGCAGAGACCTATTGTTACTGAACCTCTAATACAGTTTCTACTTCTTCCACTGAATGACAATTTACAAGTTTGCAACCCAAGATTTCAAGAGACTGCAAAAGGGAATTTGAATTTCTAAAGCACAACATTTTGAATATAGTCCAACAAGAAGCTCTAGTTCACATTAAAAACCCATATGTAGCTTAGAAACACAAACGCTATCCATTATGAAAGAGCATTTGAAGACCTTAAAAGTTACCTACAAGAACATCTAATCAGCTcttaaaatcacaaaataaaaatttcggTTCTTCTAAAACACAATGTATCATACTAAATTAACCATCTTTAAGCTAAAAGCTTCAAATTCACAGAAGTTGCAACAACCCCATGAATCTAAAACATACCAGCAAAACCCTCAACAGAGCTTCTCTCAGAAATGCAAATTACAGTGAATAAACTACAAAAGCTCACAAAAGGAAGGTCCTTTGCCTTGTGCAGTTGCTCAGAACACCACGCGAAACTGGGGCGCGTCGGAGCCACTGGCGGGGAGGATCTCCCAGCGGCAGGGCTCGAGGTCTTCGGAAACGGGGCAGTATCCGGCGAGAGTGACATTGTCGGCGGAAGCGGCGACCGACCCGAATTCAAAGACTGTGATGTTGGCGGGTCGAGGCACCTCAACGGCGCCGTTCATGCCCGGAGCCTCGACGGGTTTCGGAGCCGGGTTGGGCTTGGTTTCGGGTTTGGGGTCTTTGCCTTTCCACCATGAGAGCAGACCCATGACTGTCTTCTTGACCTGGTTGTTGTGACGGCAAAAGGATTGGGTGATG encodes the following:
- the LOC117628236 gene encoding uncharacterized protein LOC117628236: MGLLSWWKGKDPKPETKPNPAPKPVEAPGMNGAVEVPRPANITVFEFGSVAASADNVTLAGYCPVSEDLEPCRWEILPASGSDAPQFRVVF